The following are encoded in a window of Arthrobacter sp. OAP107 genomic DNA:
- a CDS encoding penicillin-binding transpeptidase domain-containing protein: MGNTQKLSLVLAGLILSGSLVACDDGRGGAEAAAKQLASAVAGLDLRQVAFDGRDSSVANDQLNQVFKALAPAKPSVEAGDLTLDGDTARIPLNYSWKISTGEWKYTVSADLRKSGDKWLTVWSPGLLVPNLAEGEILSKATQSSPRADILGAGNQKLVTLRPVVNVGIDKPQLGGADAADSATKLAKLVGVDPSAYVQQVEASGAEAFVPAITLRNTTDRSVTDAEIEAIPGGRAIPDELPLAPTRNFARAVLGTVGEASAEQIEKSNGTLTAGDVIGTGGLQQKYDAQLRGTDGTVVRVQRADLTREEIQAAPTDPRRTVFEVKAIPGTPLQTTLDMKLQQLAEDTLADIKPASAIVALRPSTGAVLAAASGPGSNGYNTAMLGQYAPGSTFKVVDSLAMIRNGFTPDSTVECTPTLTVDGRKFKNAEGYPKDSLGSVTLRDAFAHSCNTAFIAARDKVTQAQLESAATSLGVAVEAPKLGAEAFMGSVPSEAEGTEHAAAMIGQGRVLMSPLAAAVMAGSVAKGGGGGAPVSPVLVEETAPSASASASPAPTAEGSAPSSTVTAEAPNKTAQTPITKAEAASLADMMRAVVTSGHAGFLADVPGEPVGAKTGTAEFGNANPPKTHAWIIAVHGDLAVAVFVEDGGLGATTSGPLLKKFLTAAG, translated from the coding sequence GTGGGGAACACTCAAAAACTTTCACTTGTCCTTGCCGGTCTCATACTTAGCGGATCACTGGTGGCGTGCGACGACGGCCGCGGCGGCGCTGAGGCCGCCGCCAAGCAGCTGGCGTCGGCCGTCGCGGGCCTGGACCTGCGCCAGGTGGCCTTCGACGGCCGCGACTCGTCGGTGGCCAACGACCAGCTCAACCAGGTTTTCAAGGCGCTGGCGCCGGCCAAGCCGTCCGTCGAGGCGGGAGACCTGACGCTCGACGGCGACACCGCGCGGATACCGCTCAACTACAGCTGGAAGATTTCCACCGGCGAGTGGAAGTACACCGTCTCGGCCGACCTGCGTAAATCCGGTGACAAATGGCTGACCGTCTGGTCGCCCGGGTTGCTGGTCCCGAACCTGGCCGAGGGGGAGATTCTCAGCAAGGCGACCCAGTCGTCCCCGCGCGCCGACATCCTCGGTGCCGGCAACCAGAAGCTCGTGACGCTGCGCCCGGTGGTCAACGTGGGCATCGACAAGCCTCAACTGGGCGGCGCCGATGCCGCAGACTCTGCCACTAAGCTCGCCAAGCTCGTGGGTGTGGATCCCTCGGCCTACGTGCAGCAGGTGGAGGCGTCCGGCGCGGAGGCGTTCGTTCCCGCAATCACCCTGCGCAACACCACTGACCGCTCCGTGACCGACGCCGAGATCGAAGCCATCCCGGGCGGCCGGGCCATCCCGGACGAACTGCCGCTTGCGCCGACGCGGAACTTCGCCCGGGCCGTCCTTGGCACGGTGGGCGAAGCCAGCGCAGAACAGATCGAAAAGTCCAACGGAACCCTCACCGCGGGTGACGTCATCGGCACGGGCGGACTCCAGCAGAAGTACGATGCCCAGCTCCGGGGCACCGACGGCACCGTTGTCCGCGTGCAGCGCGCGGACCTCACCCGCGAAGAGATCCAGGCAGCGCCTACAGACCCGCGGCGCACAGTCTTCGAAGTGAAGGCAATTCCCGGCACGCCGCTGCAGACCACCCTCGACATGAAACTGCAGCAGCTTGCCGAGGACACCCTGGCAGACATCAAGCCGGCGTCCGCCATCGTGGCGCTCCGGCCGTCCACAGGAGCGGTGCTGGCCGCCGCATCCGGACCCGGAAGCAACGGCTACAACACAGCCATGCTCGGACAGTACGCGCCGGGATCCACCTTCAAGGTAGTGGACTCCCTGGCCATGATCCGCAACGGATTCACCCCCGATTCCACCGTCGAATGCACTCCAACGCTCACCGTCGACGGACGGAAATTCAAGAACGCCGAGGGCTACCCCAAAGACTCCCTCGGCTCCGTAACCCTGCGTGATGCCTTCGCGCACTCCTGCAACACCGCCTTCATTGCTGCCCGGGACAAGGTCACCCAAGCCCAGCTGGAGTCGGCGGCCACCTCCCTCGGCGTCGCCGTGGAGGCCCCGAAGCTGGGCGCCGAGGCCTTCATGGGCTCCGTTCCCAGCGAGGCCGAGGGCACCGAACACGCCGCGGCCATGATCGGCCAGGGCAGGGTGCTGATGTCCCCGCTGGCAGCGGCCGTGATGGCAGGATCGGTGGCCAAGGGGGGGGGGGGGGGCGCACCCGTCTCCCCCGTCCTGGTGGAAGAGACCGCTCCCTCCGCCTCGGCGTCGGCAAGCCCGGCGCCGACGGCGGAAGGTTCTGCCCCGTCGTCGACCGTCACAGCGGAAGCCCCGAACAAAACCGCCCAGACCCCCATCACCAAGGCGGAAGCTGCGTCCCTCGCGGACATGATGCGCGCAGTGGTGACCTCCGGCCACGCCGGATTCCTGGCCGACGTCCCCGGCGAACCCGTGGGTGCCAAGACCGGAACCGCCGAATTCGGCAACGCCAATCCGCCCAAAACCCACGCCTGGATCATCGCAGTGCACGGGGACCTGGCCGTGGCCGTCTTCGTTGAGGACGGCGGGCTCGGCGCCACCACCTCCGGCCCGCTCCTGAAGAAGTTCCTGACCGCCGCCGGCTGA
- a CDS encoding MFS transporter, protein MTSTQQQLAGRQISAAALATFIIFGANGLVFASWAARIPAVTEILGISSGQMGTLLLCTAVGSLIALPTAGHVITRIGTANSVRASGLLAALAGVGISVSLLAESVPGTAVSLFFFGMGVGLWDVSQNVEGADVEHRLRKTVMPKFHAAFSGGAFVGALIGAGLSGLGVGLPQHLLVIAAAVAVLTFVVPRYFLPHTAPEQPADGEPKQARGPSAWRDGRTLLLGVVVLGATLTEGAGNDWIAKASVDGLGSSESTGALLFALFVLAMTAMRFFGGGVIDKYGRVAVLRGSMAAAAIGLALFVFAGNLWLAAVGAALWGVGAALAFPMGMSAAADDPRHAAARVSVVSTIGYVAFLAGPPLLGYLGDLTGIRLALLAIGVPIVIALLLAGAAKPLPVRE, encoded by the coding sequence ATGACCTCAACCCAGCAGCAGCTCGCTGGCCGGCAGATCTCCGCCGCCGCCCTGGCCACGTTCATCATCTTTGGCGCGAACGGCCTGGTCTTTGCCAGCTGGGCTGCCCGCATCCCGGCTGTCACGGAGATCCTGGGGATCTCGTCCGGGCAGATGGGAACCCTGCTGCTGTGCACCGCCGTCGGTTCACTGATCGCACTCCCCACCGCGGGCCACGTCATTACCCGGATCGGCACGGCCAACAGCGTCCGCGCCAGCGGCCTCCTGGCAGCCCTGGCGGGTGTGGGAATCTCCGTGTCGCTGCTCGCCGAGTCGGTGCCCGGCACCGCCGTTTCGCTCTTCTTCTTCGGAATGGGCGTCGGGCTGTGGGATGTGTCCCAGAACGTTGAAGGGGCCGACGTCGAACACCGGCTCCGGAAGACGGTGATGCCCAAGTTCCATGCGGCCTTCAGCGGCGGCGCTTTCGTCGGTGCGCTAATCGGCGCCGGCCTGTCGGGGTTGGGCGTTGGCCTGCCGCAGCACCTTCTGGTCATCGCCGCCGCCGTCGCCGTGCTGACGTTCGTGGTCCCCCGCTACTTCCTCCCCCACACCGCACCCGAACAGCCCGCCGACGGCGAACCCAAGCAGGCCCGCGGGCCCTCGGCCTGGCGGGACGGCCGCACCCTGCTGCTCGGCGTGGTGGTGCTCGGCGCAACGCTGACCGAGGGTGCCGGCAACGACTGGATTGCCAAGGCGTCAGTGGACGGGCTGGGGAGCTCCGAGTCAACGGGCGCGCTGCTCTTTGCCCTCTTTGTGCTGGCCATGACGGCCATGCGGTTCTTCGGCGGCGGCGTCATCGACAAGTACGGCCGGGTGGCGGTGCTCCGCGGAAGCATGGCGGCCGCTGCCATAGGCCTGGCATTGTTCGTGTTCGCCGGAAATCTCTGGCTGGCTGCAGTCGGGGCAGCGCTGTGGGGAGTGGGGGCGGCACTGGCGTTTCCGATGGGAATGTCGGCAGCTGCGGACGACCCGCGGCACGCGGCCGCCAGGGTCTCGGTGGTTTCCACTATCGGCTACGTGGCCTTCCTGGCCGGTCCCCCGCTGCTCGGCTACCTGGGTGACCTGACCGGTATCCGCCTGGCACTGCTGGCGATCGGTGTGCCCATCGTGATCGCCCTGCTGCTGGCCGGAGCCGCCAAACCGCTTCCCGTCAGGGAATGA
- a CDS encoding phosphatase PAP2 family protein — protein MRRMLRRGPGWVAALDRTLMRAVSGFPGGHHDTFFRRLSASANKGKLWFGVAAVAAAIPGRTRRAAVHGLLAQGVASAVTNLVFKTLLPRARPLPEHLPVFRFVHPQPTSSSMPSGHSASAVAFALGAGLVQPVLGATVAPVAAGVAYSRVHTGAHWPSDVLFGSAIGAGAALVTRKWWPVRPPMPATSRRRVEVAKLPQGEGLSIAVNTLGGSFTEETAAALKEVFPLAHITLMAPEDDVAQRMAEAATVPGIVALGVWGGDGTVGTAAAAAVEHDLPLLVLAGGTLNHFARDAGTPSLVEAVAAAENGEAALADVGSVAVERGLADDPEKVELIMLNTASIGLYPNLVRRREHLQPALGKPLAGVVAMFRTFAMEKPITLIVNGVRHRLWIMYLGCGRYYPRDHAPLFRPVLDDGVLDVRMITADESFARLRMLWSVLTGTVATSRITHLTEATRVRVECGTAPMVLAVDGETMPGVRAAEFTLKRAALRYYSPAEGS, from the coding sequence ATGCGACGAATGCTGCGCCGCGGACCGGGCTGGGTTGCCGCCCTGGACCGCACGCTGATGCGGGCTGTCTCCGGTTTCCCGGGCGGGCACCATGACACCTTTTTCCGGCGGCTCTCGGCCTCGGCCAACAAGGGAAAGCTCTGGTTTGGCGTTGCGGCCGTGGCTGCCGCCATCCCGGGACGCACCAGGCGCGCGGCAGTCCACGGGCTGCTGGCCCAGGGCGTGGCGTCGGCCGTGACCAACCTCGTTTTCAAGACCCTGCTGCCCCGCGCCCGCCCATTGCCGGAGCATCTGCCGGTGTTCCGGTTCGTCCATCCGCAGCCCACCAGCTCGTCCATGCCGTCGGGCCACTCGGCCTCAGCGGTGGCGTTCGCCCTGGGCGCCGGACTGGTGCAGCCGGTGCTCGGAGCAACCGTCGCCCCCGTGGCAGCCGGCGTTGCTTACTCCAGGGTGCATACAGGTGCACACTGGCCCTCGGATGTGCTGTTCGGCTCGGCGATCGGGGCCGGGGCAGCCCTCGTAACCAGAAAGTGGTGGCCGGTCCGGCCGCCGATGCCTGCTACCTCCAGACGGCGGGTGGAGGTGGCCAAGCTTCCGCAGGGTGAGGGCCTGAGCATTGCGGTGAACACGCTGGGTGGATCCTTTACGGAGGAAACTGCGGCAGCTCTTAAAGAAGTATTCCCTCTCGCTCATATAACGCTGATGGCACCTGAGGACGATGTTGCCCAACGGATGGCGGAGGCAGCCACCGTGCCGGGCATCGTCGCTTTGGGCGTGTGGGGCGGGGACGGCACGGTAGGCACCGCGGCGGCGGCCGCCGTCGAACATGATCTTCCCTTGCTGGTCCTGGCAGGGGGCACCCTGAACCACTTCGCCCGGGATGCCGGAACGCCCTCCCTGGTCGAAGCCGTGGCTGCGGCAGAAAACGGTGAAGCCGCGCTGGCGGATGTGGGCTCCGTGGCTGTGGAACGCGGCCTCGCGGACGATCCCGAGAAGGTGGAGCTCATCATGCTCAACACCGCGAGCATCGGGCTGTACCCCAACCTGGTGCGGCGCCGCGAACACCTGCAGCCCGCCCTGGGGAAGCCACTCGCCGGCGTCGTGGCTATGTTCCGGACCTTCGCCATGGAGAAGCCGATCACGCTGATCGTCAACGGCGTCCGGCACAGGCTGTGGATCATGTACCTGGGCTGTGGCCGCTACTACCCGCGGGACCATGCCCCGCTCTTCCGGCCCGTACTGGACGACGGCGTGCTGGACGTCAGGATGATCACCGCCGACGAGTCCTTCGCCCGGCTGCGGATGCTCTGGTCTGTGCTGACCGGCACCGTGGCGACGTCCAGGATCACCCACCTCACCGAAGCCACCCGCGTCCGCGTGGAATGCGGTACGGCCCCCATGGTGCTCGCTGTGGATGGTGAAACCATGCCCGGCGTCCGCGCCGCCGAGTTCACGTTGAAGCGTGCCGCGCTGCGCTACTACTCACCGGCGGAAGGCAGTTGA
- a CDS encoding ATP-binding cassette domain-containing protein: MIEAEGLTKVYGDKTAVGGVSFTVQAGQVTGFLGPNGAGKSTTMRMIMGLDTPTAGTVTVNGVPFARHTAPLREIGALLDAKAVHTSRSAYNHLLAMAATHSIPRNRVHEVIDMTGLAEVARKKVKGFSLGMGQRLGIAAALLGDPQTIILDEPVNGLDPEGVVWVRNLVKYLASEGRTVFLSSHLMSEMALTADHLIVIGRGKIIADAPIKDIITGKGQSRTRVRSDQPDRLMHVLAGTGVSVELQDHELLEVTGLDPRQIARSALDNQVLIYELTPLQASLEEAYMELTKDEVEYHSLITTGAPVPAQSGGN; the protein is encoded by the coding sequence ATGATTGAGGCAGAAGGCCTGACGAAGGTCTACGGCGACAAGACCGCCGTCGGCGGCGTCAGTTTCACCGTCCAAGCCGGCCAGGTCACCGGCTTCCTGGGACCCAATGGGGCCGGCAAGTCAACCACCATGCGCATGATCATGGGCCTGGACACCCCGACGGCGGGAACGGTCACCGTCAACGGCGTGCCGTTCGCCCGGCACACGGCACCGCTGCGCGAAATCGGGGCCCTGCTCGACGCCAAGGCCGTCCACACGAGCCGCTCAGCGTACAACCACCTGCTGGCGATGGCCGCCACGCACAGCATTCCGCGGAACCGGGTGCACGAGGTCATCGACATGACAGGCCTCGCGGAGGTGGCCCGGAAGAAGGTCAAGGGCTTCTCCCTGGGCATGGGCCAGCGGCTGGGCATCGCCGCCGCACTCCTCGGCGATCCGCAGACCATCATTTTGGATGAACCCGTCAACGGCCTCGATCCGGAAGGCGTGGTCTGGGTGCGGAACCTCGTCAAGTACCTGGCCTCCGAGGGGCGCACGGTGTTCCTCTCCAGCCACCTCATGAGCGAGATGGCCCTGACCGCAGACCACCTGATCGTGATCGGCCGGGGCAAGATCATCGCCGACGCACCCATCAAGGACATCATCACGGGCAAGGGCCAGAGCCGCACCCGGGTGCGCTCCGACCAGCCCGACCGGCTCATGCACGTCCTCGCCGGCACAGGGGTCTCGGTGGAGCTGCAGGACCACGAACTCCTCGAGGTCACCGGGCTGGATCCCCGCCAGATCGCCCGGAGCGCCCTGGACAACCAGGTCCTGATCTACGAACTCACCCCGCTCCAGGCCAGCCTCGAAGAGGCCTACATGGAGCTGACCAAGGACGAGGTCGAATACCACTCGCTGATCACCACGGGAGCCCCGGTTCCCGCCCAGTCCGGAGGCAACTGA
- a CDS encoding ABC transporter permease yields MSTSTPIQPGPGRAAIRNAAGPGPGPSFIRVLNSEFIKFRTLLSTMILLASTAVVMVGFGALSAWGTGQFADRAASDPEAAAAIAAQGGDLAVTVPTSGVAFAQLILGSLGVLLMSSEFTTGMARSTFAAVPKRLPAFMAKLVVVIVSAFALTAVSTYIAGLSAVPILDNFGLKLDLASAQSVKLLLVTSAYVAAVAAIGMALGTLLRNSAGGIMALVGLFFVAPIAFQLIPGDFFEEARKYLPGNTITPMTAVKHVPDTLEAWQAALVLGAWVVVPVVLAMVLLKKRDV; encoded by the coding sequence ATGAGCACATCGACTCCCATCCAGCCCGGCCCCGGCCGTGCCGCTATCCGCAACGCAGCCGGCCCAGGTCCCGGCCCAAGCTTCATCCGGGTCCTGAACTCCGAATTCATCAAATTCCGCACGCTCCTGTCCACGATGATCCTGCTCGCTTCGACGGCCGTCGTCATGGTTGGCTTCGGCGCCCTGTCCGCCTGGGGTACAGGCCAGTTCGCGGACCGTGCCGCCTCCGACCCCGAGGCGGCCGCAGCCATCGCTGCACAGGGCGGCGACCTCGCCGTCACGGTCCCCACCTCCGGCGTAGCCTTTGCGCAGCTGATCCTGGGCTCACTGGGTGTCCTGCTCATGAGCTCGGAGTTCACCACCGGCATGGCCCGCTCCACCTTTGCGGCCGTGCCCAAAAGGCTCCCGGCGTTCATGGCCAAGCTCGTGGTGGTCATTGTCAGCGCCTTTGCCCTGACGGCGGTGTCCACCTACATCGCCGGCCTGTCGGCGGTGCCGATCCTGGACAACTTCGGCCTCAAGCTCGACCTCGCCAGCGCGCAGTCCGTCAAGCTGCTGCTCGTCACCAGCGCCTACGTGGCTGCGGTGGCCGCAATCGGCATGGCACTCGGCACGCTGCTCCGGAATTCGGCCGGGGGCATCATGGCCCTCGTGGGACTGTTCTTCGTGGCACCGATCGCGTTCCAGCTCATCCCCGGCGACTTCTTCGAGGAGGCCCGCAAATACCTCCCCGGAAACACGATCACCCCGATGACCGCCGTGAAGCACGTCCCGGACACGCTGGAAGCCTGGCAGGCGGCCCTCGTGCTGGGCGCCTGGGTGGTGGTGCCGGTGGTGCTGGCCATGGTCCTGCTGAAGAAACGGGACGTGTAG
- a CDS encoding sensor histidine kinase → MIDTVSGKDAPAPAADASFAELSARRRGLLRRYLHRRPRVMDAVVVGCYAVLVVPTVIDALNAGRWAAVGLLAAVALSLFLRRRRPVAVVVFIAAAEVGVTLLHPWGSNVSAGLWFSLYAVAVVRTRRFALVTMAVGTAPLALLYFLAAVGPLERELPNRPVSPEEFRLVTSIAAGTSIAFSNFIATGIGISVRQRREHEQEIAAWAAQAARLGSVNERNRIAREMHDVVAHSLTVMVALSDGAAVVVRRDPERASEVLAELSRTGRAALADMRRVLGVLRDDASAGQAPREPLADGASLGKLLDGFRTAGLPVHYSHTGPALPEDVALQLTVYRIVQESLTNVLRYGRALSRVDVLVAREDSTVTIDVLDDGRGTVDAVPSTGTGQGLAGMKERAGIYGGTVEAGPAAGGGWRVRAVLALNGRMQDGNKWGNE, encoded by the coding sequence ATGATTGACACTGTCTCCGGAAAGGACGCGCCAGCCCCCGCGGCTGACGCGTCCTTCGCCGAACTCTCGGCCCGGCGCCGCGGCCTGCTCCGGCGCTACCTGCACCGGCGTCCGCGGGTGATGGATGCCGTGGTGGTCGGCTGCTATGCGGTGCTGGTGGTGCCCACGGTGATCGACGCCCTGAATGCGGGCAGGTGGGCCGCTGTCGGGCTGCTCGCTGCCGTGGCGCTGTCCCTGTTCCTGCGGCGCCGGCGCCCGGTGGCCGTAGTGGTGTTCATCGCGGCGGCCGAGGTTGGCGTGACCCTGCTTCATCCGTGGGGATCCAACGTGTCGGCAGGCTTGTGGTTCTCGCTTTACGCGGTTGCCGTGGTCCGCACCCGCCGCTTTGCCCTGGTCACGATGGCCGTGGGCACCGCGCCACTGGCACTGCTGTATTTCCTGGCCGCCGTGGGGCCGCTGGAGCGGGAACTGCCGAACCGTCCCGTCTCGCCCGAGGAATTCCGCCTCGTGACCAGCATTGCGGCCGGCACCAGTATCGCGTTTTCCAACTTCATCGCCACCGGAATCGGCATTTCGGTCCGCCAGCGGCGCGAGCACGAGCAGGAAATCGCGGCGTGGGCGGCCCAGGCCGCCCGCCTGGGCTCAGTCAACGAACGAAACAGGATCGCCCGGGAGATGCATGACGTCGTGGCCCATTCGCTGACCGTCATGGTCGCCCTCTCCGATGGGGCCGCCGTCGTGGTCCGCCGGGATCCGGAACGCGCATCGGAGGTCCTGGCGGAACTGTCCCGGACCGGCCGTGCCGCCCTGGCGGACATGCGCCGGGTGCTCGGCGTCCTGCGGGATGATGCGTCCGCCGGCCAGGCGCCCCGTGAACCGCTCGCGGACGGCGCCAGTCTCGGGAAGCTGCTGGACGGCTTCCGGACCGCGGGCCTTCCGGTCCACTACTCGCACACGGGCCCGGCGCTGCCGGAGGACGTGGCGCTCCAGCTGACGGTGTACCGGATCGTGCAGGAATCATTGACCAACGTGCTGCGCTACGGCCGGGCGCTGAGCCGGGTGGATGTGTTGGTGGCGCGCGAGGATTCCACGGTCACCATTGACGTGCTCGACGACGGCCGGGGCACCGTTGACGCCGTCCCGTCCACCGGAACAGGACAGGGCCTGGCCGGGATGAAGGAACGGGCCGGAATCTACGGCGGTACGGTGGAGGCGGGGCCGGCCGCCGGCGGTGGCTGGCGTGTGCGGGCGGTGCTCGCCCTGAACGGCAGGATGCAGGACGGCAACAAATGGGGGAACGAATGA
- a CDS encoding response regulator transcription factor yields MNESGRLRVLLADDQPLLRMGFRLILEGEDGLEVVGEASDGADAVRQVGRLDPDVVLMDVRMPTLDGIEATRAITSSGARARIIILTTFDLDEYAFAGLQAGASAFLLKDVAPAELVQAVRVVASGDAVVAPRVTQRLLETYVRGAGPASEGSGAGAAPAAVPAPRDPLLDDLTPRETEMLEAMSEGLSNAEIAHRYFLSEATVKTHVRRILTKLHLRDRVQAVVYAYETGLVTPSNPDY; encoded by the coding sequence ATGAACGAGTCCGGGCGTCTCCGGGTCCTGCTGGCGGATGACCAGCCGCTGCTGCGGATGGGGTTCCGGCTCATCCTTGAGGGTGAGGACGGCCTCGAGGTGGTGGGCGAGGCCTCCGACGGGGCCGACGCCGTCCGCCAGGTGGGCCGGCTCGATCCCGACGTGGTGCTGATGGATGTCCGGATGCCCACGCTCGACGGGATCGAGGCCACCCGTGCCATCACCAGTTCAGGCGCGCGGGCCAGGATCATCATCCTGACCACCTTCGATCTGGATGAGTACGCGTTCGCCGGGCTCCAGGCCGGCGCCTCGGCGTTTCTGCTGAAGGATGTGGCACCCGCCGAACTGGTCCAGGCCGTGCGGGTGGTGGCCAGCGGGGATGCCGTGGTGGCGCCGCGCGTCACCCAGCGGCTTCTTGAGACGTACGTCCGCGGCGCCGGACCCGCTTCCGAAGGTTCGGGCGCGGGGGCCGCGCCGGCGGCGGTGCCTGCTCCCCGCGATCCGCTGCTGGACGACCTGACCCCCCGGGAAACCGAGATGCTGGAGGCGATGTCGGAGGGGCTGTCCAATGCGGAGATCGCGCACCGCTATTTCCTGTCGGAAGCCACGGTGAAGACACACGTGCGGCGGATCCTGACCAAGCTGCATCTCCGTGACCGCGTTCAGGCCGTGGTCTATGCCTACGAGACCGGCCTGGTAACCCCGAGCAACCCGGACTACTGA
- a CDS encoding intradiol ring-cleavage dioxygenase gives MRTAPGTPDGQQPRHEPHPNHDRGLEFDLSTLVSRRSLGMLLGAGTAAALAACTPGGSSSAPSGSPSSASAGSTASATSSATASPTVTRAIAECGVEIPQETAGPYPGDGSNGPNVLEASGVVRQDITSNFGTSATKADGVPLTVTLTLLDNANGCVPLSGAAVYAWHCDKEGRYSLYDSGLENENFLRGVQEADANGQVTFKTIYPGAYNGRWPHIHFEVFESMNNATAAGQVLAVSQIALTDAACREVYASAGYETSAQNFPNTTLKSDNVFGDDGGVYQLATMAGSVTGGYTAGLNVTI, from the coding sequence ATGAGAACCGCACCCGGCACGCCCGATGGACAGCAGCCCCGGCACGAGCCGCATCCCAACCATGACCGCGGCCTCGAGTTCGATCTCTCCACGCTGGTTTCACGCCGCTCGCTGGGCATGCTCCTCGGCGCCGGCACGGCGGCCGCTTTGGCGGCGTGCACGCCCGGCGGGTCATCCTCCGCACCGTCAGGATCGCCGTCGTCGGCTTCTGCCGGCTCAACGGCAAGTGCAACGTCCAGCGCAACTGCGTCCCCCACCGTGACCCGGGCAATCGCAGAATGCGGCGTGGAGATTCCGCAGGAAACTGCCGGACCGTACCCCGGCGACGGCTCCAACGGACCGAACGTCCTGGAAGCCTCCGGCGTGGTCCGGCAGGACATTACCTCAAACTTCGGCACGTCCGCCACGAAAGCGGACGGTGTGCCGCTGACCGTCACACTGACACTGCTGGACAACGCCAACGGCTGCGTCCCGCTGTCCGGCGCTGCCGTGTACGCCTGGCACTGCGACAAGGAGGGCAGGTACTCGCTCTACGATTCAGGGCTGGAGAACGAGAACTTCCTGCGGGGCGTGCAGGAGGCGGACGCCAACGGCCAGGTCACCTTCAAGACCATCTACCCCGGCGCCTACAACGGCCGCTGGCCGCACATCCACTTCGAGGTGTTCGAGTCGATGAACAACGCCACGGCGGCAGGGCAGGTGCTGGCCGTTTCACAGATCGCCCTGACCGATGCCGCCTGCCGCGAGGTGTACGCCTCCGCGGGCTACGAAACCAGCGCCCAAAATTTCCCGAACACCACACTGAAATCGGACAACGTATTCGGCGATGACGGCGGCGTCTACCAGTTGGCCACCATGGCCGGGTCCGTGACCGGCGGCTACACGGCAGGGCTCAACGTCACCATCTAG
- a CDS encoding M18 family aminopeptidase, whose amino-acid sequence MPLHSSAAEHIRDLGDYVSASPSSFHAAREGARRLTAAGFTGLDELQPWEATAGKFYVIRDGALIAWVTPGDAGPITGFNILGAHTDSPSFKLKPKPTTGRFGWLQAGVEVYGGPLLNSWLDRELQLAGRLVMLDGTQHLTATGPMLRFPQLAIHLDRAVNEGLTLDKQQHMNPVFGLGDPGGEDLLAVLAERVAGDGASVDPAEIGGYDVVIADTQAPAVFGVRSEFFASGRLDNLSATHAGITALIAHADASDGGSAVPGESSPIAVLAAFDHEEIGSASRSGACGPVLEDILVRISDGLGASASQRRQAFAASFCVSADAGHAVHPNYAERHDPVNRPVLNGGPLLKINANQRYATDAAGAALWARLCGEAGVPFQEFVSNNVMPCGSTIGPLTATRLGIRTVDVGVPLLSMHSAREVCGVEDPHRLARVTELFFAAAAHA is encoded by the coding sequence ATGCCTCTCCATTCCTCCGCCGCAGAGCACATCCGGGACCTGGGCGACTACGTCAGCGCCTCGCCGTCGAGCTTTCACGCCGCCCGCGAGGGCGCCCGGCGCCTCACCGCGGCGGGCTTCACCGGCCTGGACGAGCTGCAGCCCTGGGAGGCCACGGCAGGCAAGTTCTACGTCATTCGGGATGGCGCCCTCATCGCCTGGGTCACACCCGGGGACGCCGGGCCCATCACCGGCTTCAACATCCTGGGCGCCCACACGGATTCGCCGTCCTTCAAGCTCAAGCCCAAGCCCACCACGGGCCGGTTCGGCTGGCTCCAGGCCGGCGTGGAGGTCTACGGCGGCCCCCTGCTGAACTCGTGGCTGGACCGGGAACTGCAATTGGCCGGGCGCCTCGTGATGCTGGACGGCACGCAGCACCTGACCGCCACCGGGCCGATGCTGCGTTTTCCGCAGCTCGCCATCCACCTGGACCGGGCAGTGAACGAGGGCCTCACACTGGACAAGCAGCAGCACATGAACCCGGTGTTCGGGCTCGGCGATCCTGGCGGGGAGGACTTGCTGGCGGTGCTGGCTGAGCGGGTTGCCGGCGACGGCGCCTCTGTTGATCCGGCTGAGATCGGCGGGTACGACGTCGTCATCGCGGACACGCAGGCGCCTGCGGTTTTCGGGGTCAGGAGTGAGTTCTTCGCCTCCGGGCGCCTGGACAACCTGTCAGCCACGCACGCCGGGATCACGGCGCTGATCGCGCACGCTGACGCGTCCGACGGCGGGTCCGCCGTTCCCGGCGAATCCTCACCGATAGCGGTGCTTGCCGCCTTCGACCACGAGGAAATCGGTTCCGCGTCCCGGTCCGGGGCATGCGGTCCGGTCCTGGAAGACATCCTGGTCCGGATCTCGGACGGCCTGGGCGCGTCGGCGAGCCAGCGGCGTCAGGCCTTCGCGGCGTCGTTCTGTGTTTCTGCCGACGCCGGCCACGCCGTCCACCCCAACTACGCCGAACGGCACGACCCCGTCAACCGTCCCGTCCTCAACGGGGGCCCTCTGCTCAAGATCAACGCCAACCAGCGGTACGCCACCGACGCCGCCGGGGCTGCCCTCTGGGCGCGGCTGTGCGGTGAGGCGGGGGTCCCCTTCCAGGAGTTTGTCTCCAACAACGTAATGCCGTGCGGTTCCACGATCGGCCCGCTGACGGCCACCCGGCTGGGCATCAGGACCGTGGACGTGGGTGTTCCCCTGCTGTCGATGCACTCGGCCAGGGAAGTCTGCGGCGTGGAGGACCCGCACCGCCTGGCCCGGGTGACTGAGCTGTTCTTTGCAGCCGCGGCACACGCCTAG